The DNA region TGCAGAACTGCAGACAACTAGTTTGTACATACTTTGAACAAGTTTGCTAACACATGAAGTAATTCTACTACTAGACAGTGCTGCAATCCAGACGAAACCTGTTCTCGATTCCTCTTCTCTATATGTGGCATTCTAGTGAATATATTCAGACTATAACTATCATCATACACTACTTGTAGATTCGCATGTGTGCTATAGCATGTCTCTTTCAAACTATGAAAATGCAAAATAGCATGAGCTAGACAGCAAGTAATTACCCCATAGAAGGAAACAACTTCATTATCCAATGATGGGAAACCAAAGTTCTTAGCTAGGTCCGGAATGCACACATGGGCATCTTCCATGTATTGACGGCCTCCAATATCAGACCATTCCCCTGATCGAATTACTGGAACAAAATTGCTTAACTTATTCTGCTTGAAATCAGCAGCAATAGTGTTCTCACAAACTCTCTCCATCTGCGTGTTAAGAAAAAGGATCAGTGCATGGTATGAAGAAAAATAGTGCAATACCGACAGGCGATACATTCACACCATAAATAGGAAGCAATGAGATGCTCATCAATAGACAAGCTAACTAATCCAAATTACATGAGATCACAAAGTAACTTGACCGTAACTAGTATTACCAAATTTGGCTCGAACATACTAATATAAGCAAACAGCAATACTTCAGTCATTATAAATGTCATATTTGAAATGTGCCTATCACATCTACTTGGCGCTTTCAATCTCTAAAGAACTCAAAAGTTACTGTCAAATATGGAATATATATAACTTCTACcaagtgttcaacttagttgaacGGTAAAATACGTTAGAACTTGGAGGCAGCTCTCGGGGAAGCGATCCGGGTTCGAGCCCCGGCGCTTCCCCCATGCGCTCATGCAGCTTTTGTGCTACTATGTGAGTGTTGGCTCctctttgaaaaaaatatatgttagaacTTAGGAATaaccaactttttttttctaatgcaGATCGTTAATGACCAAAAAATGCAATAGGAACAACCAGATCCTAGAGAACGATCACTTGGGACAATATGCCAAGAAAGAAAAGATCTAGCTACTACTGCATACTACATGAATAAGGTTAGACTACagataaatagaaaaaaaaaatcatccggAGTACAACACTATTCCATTGTATATTAATGCTGGCAACCACGTTTTCTTTAGCTTCACTTgagtctgaaaaaaaaaactacggCCTCTTTTCGATTGCGGGTTTTTTTTCCGAATCTTGTGTTTTTCCTGTGAAATTAAACTGATTCCTATAAATTTTCTGTACGATTTCTGAAATTTCTGCCTTCAAAGGAGCCTACATGAGCATTTTGCAAGTACTGATTTGTCAAGATATCCTCGGAAAGAAATATCTTATTTTCCCTGTTCGCTAGGTACACCAGTGTGAAATTAGTAGTACTAGTACCTCTCTGTCACATTACAATCTCATCGCAATGAACAAGCAAATGATTGGACAGTTTGAGAAGTTGAGCGTGCAGTACAAAATCGGAGCAGTCAGAAACAATCCAAAGCATGGGCAAACAGCAAACAACCACCTGTCACCGCTCACCAGAAAACACCTACCAAGCACTACAACTGTAATGCAACAAATTTAACTCCGTCCTGCTGAACAATTCAAATCACCTTCTATTCCCCACCTCCATTAGCAACAATTAAACAGAAACATCACCCATATTTCAAGAAAAAGAGGCAAATGGACAATCAGAGGTGTATACTTTTTCGATAAATCAGAGGCGTATACTTGAAGCAAATAAAATCGTTGCTTCCTTCTCAATCCAGCATTCATACCGTGATCAAACACTCAAATGAACCGACATAAAGGTATCAAATTCACAGATACAGCGAAAATTTCATCTAAAGAACTAACTTATCACCGCAAAATCGAATCTTTTGCACAGAATAGTGGGCACCTACCTGAGCTGGGGGAAATTCGGCGGGCTCCTCAGCCCGGGGCGCCTCTCCAAAACCGAGCCTTTCCGCGTCCTCCAGGTCCTCCACGCACATGGCGCCGCCGGCCGGACAGCCCTGCGTCAGGCGTTCTTGACCGCTGGTAACAAGAACAAACGCGAGGTGcgaaaggagagagaaagaagcaAAGCAAGTCAGtagggagaagaaaatagagagagagagagagagagagagagagagagagagagaaagaggaatcCGAGGAGGAGGGCAATAGAGAAGATTCTCTGTGGGGAAAGAAATCCTTCCACGAAAAGGCGGTGCAACGAGGCGAAGGGGGAGATTGCGGTGGTTGTTTGTTGGAGTGGAGCTCGATTTTTTGTTATGGGGCGAGTGGGGTAGGGACTGGCAGCGACGAGGAGAGAGAAACGAAGAAGGGTAATTTCACGCTGTTGTCCCTGTATTTGTTCGTTCAACGGAAATAGTCCTATTTTCTACACTAAAATTGAAAAGGTGACTTGTCCTCTTCATTGCCACAccaagaatagaaaaaaaaatacatataacatATTCTGGCCAAAATTGCAAAACCACTGAAATTAGCTACTCGTTTGCTTCCCTTATAAGACACTTTTatataaaaagaagaaaagaaaaagaaaaacctgAGAATTTCACTTGGTTTAGCTAACTAGGCTTCCTTTTTTTATATAGAATATGGAATGACTAAGGACATGTATAACAATATAATGCCAACAACCTTTGAAAATGTCCTAGGCAATATGTCACCTAGTCAATTCGGTCCAAACGTGGAGTCAAAGCCACCAAGTGTGATTACCACCATCATGTACACCTGATAGATAACATGGGCATCGATACATATGAATTGGATTTGCCATTTATATTTTCCACCGTTTCATAGACATCGAAAAGAATCTAAAGAGGAATATGAAACATCCATGATCCCACATCCTCAGCCCATCCAAGCGGGTAGACTGGGAATTTGGCCATCCAAACAAGACATAAATATTCGTCATAGATATTTTCGTAAGTTGTAAGACTATTCCAACTGATTCTTGTCAGGTCTAGAATTTTTCACgaagaaattttttttcaacgTTTCAACGATTTCTCTTTACAGTTCTCGTCACAAAGGGATTCCCTTTAAAACGAAATTCTCTCTTATTTCTCTTTACGAATACTTTCAAAAAGaaactgttagagataagagaaagtaaagagaatgaaaatataaaaaagaatcGAGAAtagaatgaaataaaaaaaatatgattgagAATTTTCTAATCTGAAGTTATCCCCAAGATGCCATGCCATCGTGGAATAGTTTCCTTGAGCGCACAGTTGCCTTTTGTGATATTCCTAATTTTCAGTTTAGATTCCAGATTTTCCCGTCCTAGATTTCCGAAATCCTTCAAGATTTTCCGTCCTAGATCTCCGAAATATCTGCCGGTAATCACCCCGTGCAGGCATGCAGCAGCTGCGATAATAACACATCGATCCCTCGTATCAAACGCGACGTTAGATATTTCCCACTTTTGTAGCTACGAGAGCCgagtggcgacgggacggaAGCCATCTGCACAGCCGGCGAGGCGCCGAGTGCCGACGGGGAGATATAGCCTTCAGAGCCCAAGGAGACACCGGTCATGGGGAAGATGGGCTACATCGCTGCCAGGCGGATGGGTAGGCTGCGTGGCCAGGCCGTGAGGAGGCCCGGGACGCTGTCGCCCTCTTAGCGGACCGCGTTCCGGCCGAGTCCGTCCCCAGAGCAGGTTCACAAATGCGACAAATATTAGtagaaattcatgaaatttgaTCAAGTCGAGACGCATAGAATTCCTAAACCGAGCGAATTTCGAAatttaagataaaaaaatataaaaaaatacattttttaaaaaaaatattagagataattctaagaccctttgtgatttttttttaaaataaaatcgtttgcatcatattttatatgaagaaagtttgaaaataaaaatattgaaatggGTTGTACGAGTATGATGATTTGGTTCATTAcgttgagaaaaaaattaacatgtaaacacatatttttcttgtgtatgacgtatcttaagaggatctttaaaatttgtttcacttcattttgagTTAATTAATTTCTTTATGATTtgtacaaagttcacaagcataaattgaacatgttaagaaacatcactgtaattaattttttttcatgtttaacattatttttcctacataaagtatagtataaataaactcgtaaaagtagtttcactaattttggagataCGAcgagttagttatgaattaatctagttgcaacacatttacacaatcctgcatgttacaataactatttcaagagttcacatatttttaaaaaatataggatcatgtaagaagactaaaaaattggtttcatgatttttggattagcaaaaaatgaattatgcatttaactagttttagcaaatacattttcttatAGAAAATATTCAGatttttcatgagtataaataattttatcatgtatatcatgttacaagaaatcaacaaaatttgtttaacttaatttgaagctcagattaattagttattgattttacaagattgagttatttattttttttgttgaactttgatGAAATTCAAGAAATGTTTTCGGTAAATCGGGAAAACCGAACGTTTTTCGAAGAGTTCGAACGGTTTTTGACATGTTGAAGATTAGTcttgacaatatgtccgtaattgGTTGGGGTAACTTCAAGATCAGAGATTGAACATGAAGCGAGACACGTGATGTCTtctagacaggtttgggccctTAGTTGGAACGTCCTGTATGGATGAtaatgtatatgtattctctcgagtaTAAGTAATATATCTAGACCTATTACAGTGAGCAGATcagatctaaactaaactaagGATGACGTCGTCGAGTATCTCCTATGATCTTGATGCTTGCGTCGAGTTACAGATGCATCAGTTCCCCTTTTTTTCAGGGCTTGGGTCCATTCTTTATGTAGGGTTGATATGCCGTCTCCTATACagtcgtagtcgatagagagtccTTCATCTTATCCACCAAGACAAAGAAGATGAATACAAAGATAGGGGCAATTGCAAAGAACCACTACTCCTGGTGTTATTACAAGCTTACcactagaaaattgcaaaaataccattaaaactgtcattcgagtggcatctttgcaaaaaataaaaaactaaggaggtatttgcaaatgccccaaTTAGATACTAGTCGTTCTTGAGTAAGTGTAGCATTTAGGCTACtagataagtggtaagtattttggtgattaatgacaaccatatcattgtgattaacaaatttattttgaagggtatcaaaaattttagttcacaatgatgattgggtattgttggtccctaagttgattatatgaACGATCAAaggagatatgcatcaagattaaggatcttctagcgCTAAGTGTCACAAATAAGATGAagaacacttagagtagtataagtattctttcttagtcttttgaccatactataaagagaagctaagagtagtagcttgatttagttgagtctagacttggtttaatgtacacttgtgaaattctagcattaggtagctcatagaaacCCATTGTTCACTTGTcgtgaagttagagctcaagaaaagattgaattggacgagcttgGTGGAGTTAgccccaccggatagtctgataaTGTGCAATTTGTTCTCACCAAATCATTGTCTCTTGGTCTAGAACAAAAGACAACTAAGTACACATGATGATCCAGTGTGTAAGTGCGGTATTCACCGGAATCTTTTCTCAGTGACACGTGGCCAAAGTTTTGAGAAGTGtgacaccggatagtccggtgatagtaTAGTTAGAGCACAAGACTAATTTCAACAAAAGCAAAATTTTCTAGAGAAATTgaagttgaactcatcggattatccggtgatagaAAAATAAGACCACCGAAGCAATTTTTGCATAGAGGTTGCTTCGGACAGTTTAAAGTTACTCAgtttaccggatggtccggtgatggacaaaacgagcaccggagcaattcttgcaaagaggttgcTTCGGACAATTTAAAGTTACTCtgttcaccggatagtccggtgatgggacAAAACGAGcactggagcaattcttgcagagaaggttggAGTTGTTAGAAAATTGAAGGCCAACTGACTTGATGGTCCGATGTTAATGGTGTTCTCACCGAATGCctacaccagactatttctcAACGTAATGGCTAATCACAGTTGGCATGGTGGGGCTCTGATTTTTCTTCTCACTGGATTGTCTGGTGACTGAGAAAATActtactggatcatccggtgttaacagaaaaagtgggtggttaggtAACGgctaaatttggatctctaACCTATAAATACCACTCACTTCCCTCGAACAATACTGGCGTCGAGTTACCACTCGAAATATCCGCATCTGGAGCAGTACGTGCACCCGACACGGCCCTTCACTGGCGGACCACGGGAAGGCAGATGCATCCTAGCCTCTCCCAATGACTTTCGGTGGGTGTACCTACACCCGCGACAGCCCACGGCTTAAGAGACAAGCTCCCTCCAAACAGTCATCgtgaggcttcatcggctcgaccgtAACTGAGCCTCAGTAGCGACATATTCAGTACTCCAGATGCTAAcgtgcaaggagctcatctgattcttaGATCCCTTCCAGGATTGAATCCGGTGAATCCACtgactcctatggtcaatcaagtcaagatcctactcaATGCGGCTCAGAACCAAGtcgctcgagcaaacaatccccgcAACTCCAACCCCCCACCCCAATCAGAACTGTCtcggctcgaggagccacgggcgagaacgctctcgagtagggGAATCCCAGACGGGAAGCTCAAGTGATCGAGCCCAAAAACGATATTGTGGGTCAAACTGTAGCTGCCCTGTCCATAGGCGTGGGCATCAGGAAGATCTGAGGAACcgtattcctcacaaccggCGTGATCTACCTATGGCGATCGAAAACTGTCGTGAGGAACACCGTGAAGACGATCTTCGCTACTACGACCGTAGATCTACAGGATGAGATGGTTAATATGATTCCCCCGCTTGGAGAGACAGGCGTGGCAGTCTTCCACCACCTACTCCTGAAGAGTTTGACGAGGGCTGCGAGGCTTTCGTACGTGAACTCCAGTCGATTCGGTGGCCTGAGAATTTCAAAGCAGGCCCAATTCAGAAATACGACGGGGAGATcaatcccaacgagtggttgcagatctacactacTGTAATTTGAGCAGCcggtggtgacaatcgagtaatgggCAATTACCTGTTAACCACTCTTGATGGACTCgtaaggtcctggttgctaaacttacCGTCCAACTCGATTCGTTTATGGGCAGAACTCAAGGCtcaattcatagccaatttccaaggcataTTCGAGTGCCCAGGAACAAAGAACAACCTCCATCAGCTGCACCAAGGCGACAacgaatctcttcgagatttcATCCGTAGGTTCAATGACAAGCGTAACACGATCCCGAACATCTCAGATGAATCGGTAATTATCGCCTTCAAATGACGTGTTCAGGACATAGACTTgtatggaaagatggctactcggaagatccgcACGGTTATAGAGCTTTTTGAGTTGGCTAACAAGTGCGCAAAATAAGTGGAAGCGCAGGTGCGCGCTAAGAACCtccaatctggcaaggacaaacccgaCTACTCAAAGAacagaggaaagaagaacaaacccagtggcaagcgcaagggtcccgatacgactatagcCGCGGTCGATAGGAACAAATCGCGCAACACTAGgaacaacaaaggcctcagtcgaggtggtggaaagtggtgcccCATCCATGGGAGCAACCAGTACAACTTTGACGAGTGTTTTGtattcaagaagaaacttgatgagaagatcaaggcaaatgctgagcGTGGTAGTAAGCAGGTTAAGCCTAATGTTGAGGGTGATGAGCCCCAGTTCCACGAGGCTGACCACAagcacatcttcggaggatctaCCACGTACGAGTCTAAGAGacagtacaaggcggtcgagcgagaagtcaacCTAGCCCTAAGTGGGCCCacttggtatctcaagtggtcagaacagccaatcacctttgatcaaaccgaccATCTGACTGcggtaccacatcctggtcgatacccggtCGTAGTTCAaccgaccatactcaacatcaaggttTCAAGAACTCTAGTTGATGGAGGTAGTTCACACAATCTCATTTTCTCCAAGACCTTGCACAAGATGGGAATCCAAAGGTCAGAGCTTAAGGCTGGAGTCGtgcctttccacggcataactcccaactcatcaaCCATGCCTCTCAGCCAAATCAAGCTGCcggtcacgtttggcacgcccGACAACTTCTGCACAGAAAAGTTGACCTTTGATGTCGCAGACTTCAAGAcggcgtacaatgtgatcctaagccgcccaatgctgggcaagttcatgacAGTGattcactatgcctaccaagcACTCAAGATCCTGGGTCCCAATGGGGCCATTACGGTTAAAGGAGATCAGCGCGCAGCAGTCAGATGCGagaagcaaagcctggatataGTTGAACACTTTAGTCGAGTGGCCATCGCTACTAAGGACGCAAATTCTAAGGCAGCAAGGTATTGTCGAGGCCAAAGActccaggctcgtaagtctGGCTAGCGCTACCAAATCCGACAACGCCAAAGGCAAGGCTCACGACGGTGTACAGAAAAATAAGATTGTCTAGAACCGACGGGCGTTTACCTAGCCAACACTTAGATCCAGCTTTTCCTGTCGTGTAAAAAAAAGGCTTTACGCGAGAGCAATAGAGGTTGGGACAACAAAAAGACCGATGGTTgcatcaaggcagtgcccctcgacccatCTGAACCTtaaccccaaataggaactcgagctcgtcaccttcctccaggaaAACCAAGAAGTGTTCATATGGCAATCGTTCAatatgcctggggtccccaaggaggtgattgagcataaaCTGGCtgcagaagcagcgaagatttgcgAAAGACAGGATgtgggccatccaggaggaggtcgataagctcctaaaggcgggcttcattcgagaagtgcgtcatcctacatggctcgcaaatcccgtcctcgtcaagaagaccaatggcagatggagaatgtgtgttgacttcaccgacctcaacaaggcttgccccaaggatccttttcctctcccgtgCGTtgaccagatcgtcgactctacggCAGGCTGCGAGttattatgttttctagatgacTATTcgaggtatcaccaaattagcatgggattagaggatgaggagaaaactgcttttactacttctttcaatgtattttgttatgtaaagatgcctttcgatTTAAAAAACGCTAGTGCTATGTATCAAAGGAATATTTAAAACTGTCTGCAACCCCAAATCGGGGGCAATGTAGAAGtatacgtcgatgatgttgtagtcaaatcaaaAGCCGAAAGTGCATTGATTGACGATCTCaaagaaacattcgacaacctcatgaagtatcgcatgatgctcaaacATGAAAAGTGCACGTTTGGCATGCCGTCCGgtaagcttctcggcttcctggtgtcgagtagaggcattgaggccaacttgcgcaaaattgaggctcttgaCCAGATGCAATCACCTCGAATACTGAAAAAGATCCAGAAACTAAcaggttgcattgctgctcttagtcgattcatttccaaGATGGGAGAGCGAGGGAtgtctttcttcaagctgttgaagaaacaagattggTTCGAGTGGATGGAAGAAGCGGAGTGCGTCTTCTAGGACTTAGAAATGTACTTATCGTCTCTATTAATCGTTACACTacctaacaaaaaagaggagctctttttgtatattgcagctaccccacaagttctAAGCTCGGTACTGGTGGTCGAACAGGAATGCCCCGAGAAAAAGGCtaaggtccagaaacctgtttatTACGTAAGCGAGGTtttacacgatgctaagctatggTACctgcaagtacagaagctgatatgtACAGttttgatgtcttcccagaaattACAATACTACTTTCAACCGCACAGGATCACCGTCATAATGACGTAtccactgaaggatgtaatacgcaaTCAGAAAGCTACTAGATGAATCACGCAATAGacggtagaactaaatgagttcgacgtaagctacgcaccacgcacaagcgtAAAATCCGAAGAGTTAGCGGATTTCATCGCCGAATAGACAAGCGTTAAAGAAACAAGGTCGAACATGATCGAAGATCACTGgaagctcttctttgatggattgcTCACGCTCCAAGGTGTTGtccaattagattttaaaacctctaataatgttgcagaatatgaatgACAGATAAATGGACTCTGCATAGCTGCGTCGCTTGAAATTAAACGACTTCCTGTGAAAAGGGACTCACAACTAGTCGTGAATCAAATTTAAAAGAAGTACCATGCTCAGACGACTACATAGCGACTTATTTACTCACAGATTTTCGAGCCATGTAAAATGATCATAAATGTGATAATGATTCATATAATCTCAAATACAAAGAGTGTCAAAACAAACACAAATAACAATCTTTACATAGCGACAGTGCAACAACATTGCAAACTCCCAATAACACACATATACACTACTCACAGAGACGGACAGTAACAGCAGTAAACAGCAACTGTGCCCAAATAACGGAAGCTTAGCGGCGACCAAGTCGACATCACACCCACGGCGGCGGGGGCGCGGGCATCGCCGTGGCCCTGTTCgacagcggcgacggcggcagccACGACGACCTGTCACCCAAGGACCGCCTGTTCCAAACCTTCCTCCCGACGCGGGAACCCCTGCCGGCAGTcgcaacgccgccgccgccggcggtcCATAGCTTCCTCGCATCACCGCCCGCATCTGCATCCCGTACGTAGTTAGAGAGAGTCTCTCAGCAGAAATCCCAAACCAGAGTTACTTATGCAAGTCAGACGGCGTACCAAGAGTTCGCGAGGAGCAGACTGTGGCAGCGCAAGAAcagacgaggacgaggacgacgaggacgagcagCCAAGCGAAGAGCCTGCGATACATGACGGCGGGGCGGAGCTTGACAACCTGCTGCCTGAGCTGAACGAGGAGGAGGAATAGATTCCGCGGCATCGTCTACTTTGTGCTGTATATGTACATGCCGCCGATCGGATCGATGCGAGGGTGTCGAACTGCCGATCGATGCCGATCTGGAACTAACCAGGCTAGCTAGTAGGCGGTAGCAGTATACTACTGTGCAGTCCTGCTTGCTGTGATGCGGCCGGTGCAATGTATTAGCACAATAATTGCAGCTCGCGCGCGGTTTTTTAATTGGGATTAGCTAATGATGTTAGATTCATTGTTTTGCATTTCAAATAAAAGCATCAATGATCCTGCAGCATATCTAAGTCTGTTTTCTCCAGATGCATTGGTTCACTGTATGTTCATGGTAGGTTCCCAGACTaattattgtaatattttaaCTCCATAACCTATTTTCAATGTTGAGAAAGTAGATGAATAGTTGTACCATCCCATTCAACAGGAGTATGCGTAGTCTGATATTATTAGCTTCTTTTTAGAATTAGGCCAGGGCATATTTATATTGTAACTATATTTGTCACGTCTAAGTTTAAAGTTTTGATAACTAGTATTTGGTTGCTATCATCGTTCTTATTTGCCTAGCTTTTTTAGTCTCTGGCTCACTTGCCATAAATACAatattttgctaaaatttatgaaaaattaATTAGTCAATTTTATTATCACAAAAGTATGGCAAGACTAACTTTAGATAGTAATAGGTAATAAAATTAGTTATGAACCAAACAGGTTCTTAGTATCTTCTTAGTCTGTGCGCCTGTGGATTTAAAATTATACTGGGACTGTAGGAGTAGTATCCGGTGGAGTGGCCGTATACGACATCCCCGTATAGAGACAGATTCATGGAAAGTTATGTAGCATCCGTCGGCTGTTAATTTGTATAAGCATCCTTGCAACTAAATAATCATAGTCACTTCGCTTATATGGTGGACTTTGCTGCATGGTAATCATGCATCGTTAGTGTTGATTTGTGATCTATACTAAATTTGACTCGACAAACATTTTAAAGATGTACTAATCGGCGGATCTCGAGCTGTGTTGTCTGCTCCTACCGTTCCATACGCAACCGCATGCAGGCCACAGATGCTCCTGTGCGTGTATCTCTCTGCAAACGGAATATGAAACGGTTCAATTCTCGTACAAATGGACAGAGTTCTCGTGTTCAAACCAGGCCTAAATAAGAGTGTCTCCAACAGTTGAAACATCTACTATCTATAAGAGTTATATGTCACTAATAGTTAATACTATAAATGACATCTTCAATAATTTAAATGTAGcattatatataaaatttatataggCACACATTCAATAGATTAAATAGGTAGACTATCTATTAATAGTCTAACTTTTATCTCTCATTGTTACTCTCTCCTCCATATAGATAAAAATCTGATTTTGACAACTAAATAACTAGCTGTATTGTGGGAGACGTCATAAGCAGCACTTATAATCACCACATAAATTAATTTTATGCCATCGTTTCAATTACACTTTTGATTATTGCC from Phragmites australis chromosome 8, lpPhrAust1.1, whole genome shotgun sequence includes:
- the LOC133927541 gene encoding uncharacterized protein LOC133927541 encodes the protein MGIQRSELKAGVVPFHGITPNSSTMPLSQIKLPVTFGTPDNFCTEKLTFDVADFKTAYNVILSRPMLGKFMTVIHYAYQALKILGPNGAITVKGDQRAAVRCEKQSLDIVEHFSRVAIATKDANSKAARYCRGQRLQARKSG
- the LOC133925783 gene encoding uncharacterized protein LOC133925783, producing the protein MPRNLFLLLVQLRQQVVKLRPAVMYRRLFAWLLVLVVLVLVCSCAATVCSSRTLDAGGDARKLWTAGGGGVATAGRGSRVGRKVWNRRSLGDRSSWLPPSPLSNRATAMPAPPPPWV